The proteins below are encoded in one region of Heliangelus exortis chromosome 22, bHelExo1.hap1, whole genome shotgun sequence:
- the NPDC1 gene encoding LOW QUALITY PROTEIN: neural proliferation differentiation and control protein 1 (The sequence of the model RefSeq protein was modified relative to this genomic sequence to represent the inferred CDS: inserted 1 base in 1 codon) yields MVGARGSAPRRGALLLLLAALGACRLRLARAAVSCPRSLDCALQRRQFCLPGSGSCGPCLPSFQEDNRGRCVQKQLSLSGQTSLPSLEEEIDLLADVLARQEAPGPQALRDGKPRTTLVPDSIRQRVASGLRGGILQQGPAGSKSATTLPTTTTATVQKYPVEASPIPSNDKVVLGLIVVCTVAGVSALMVAAVCWCRLQKEIRLAQKADYSAQRVASPLPYDKISVSPPHSLTGSLCSAQVFALLEELPXTGGHSPARLEVPGLSLLSLQPGDKTLAQSAQMYHYQHQKQQMLSMEKHKEEPKLPDSASSDEENEDGDFTVYECPGLAPTGEMEVRNPLFDDSSLHPSNPSSHQ; encoded by the exons ccgTGTCCTGCCCGAGGAGCCTGGACTGTGCCCTGCAGCGCCGGCAGTTCTGCCTGCCTGGCTCGGGCAGCTGTGGcccctgcctgccttccttccaGGAGGACAACCGTGGCCGATGTGTCCAGAAGCAGCTCTCACTCAGTG GGCAGACATCCCTTCCCAGCTTGGAGGAAGAAATAGATTTACTGGCAGACGTGCTGGCCAGGCAGGAGGCCCCTGGCCCCCAGGCACTGCGGGATGGCAAGCCCAGGA CCACCCTGGTCCCCGACAGCATCAGACAGCGTGTGGCCAGCGGGCTGAGAGGGGGGATTCTGCAGCAGGGTCCTGCTGGCAGCAAGTCAGCCACAaccctccccaccaccaccactgccacGGTCCAGAAGTACCCAGTGGAAGCATCCCCCATCCCTTCCAATGACAAAGTGGTGCTTG GGCTGATCGTGGTGTGCACAGTGGCCGGGGTCTCGGCGCTGATGGTGGCTGCAGTCTGCTGGTGCAG GCTGCAGAAGGAGATCAGGCTGGCACAGAAAGCTGACTACTCAGCACAGCGAGTGGCCAGCCCCCTGCCCTATGACAAGATCTCGGTAAGTCCCCCACATTCTCTCACAGGGTCTTTGTGCTCAGCTCAGGTGTTTGCTCTGCTTGAGGAGCTTC ACACAGGGGGACACTCCCCTGCTAGGCTGGAGGTTCCAGGCCTGTCTTTGCTCTCTCTGCAGCCCGGGGACAAGACACTGGCTCAGAGTGCCCAGATGTACCACTACCAGCACCAAAAGCAGCAGATGCTCTCCATGGAGAA GCATAAAGAGGAGCCCAAGCTGCCAGACTCAGCATCATCTGACGAGGAGAATGAGGATGGAGACTTCACGGTGTATGAGTGCCCTGGGCTGGCTCCG ACTGGAGAAATGGAAGTGAGGAACCCGCTGTTTGACGACTCTTCCTTACACCCCTCCAACCCCAGTTCACACCAGTAa